The proteins below come from a single Thermococcus sp. genomic window:
- a CDS encoding 30S ribosomal protein S17e, translating to MGNIKQTFIKRAARELFDRYPNEFTRDFEHNKKKVEELTTVQSKTIRNRIAGYMTKLVRMKEEGKML from the coding sequence ATGGGAAACATCAAGCAGACGTTCATCAAGAGGGCTGCCCGCGAGTTGTTTGACCGCTACCCGAACGAGTTCACAAGGGACTTCGAGCACAACAAGAAGAAGGTCGAGGAACTCACCACCGTCCAGAGCAAGACCATCAGAAACAGGATAGCGGGCTACATGACCAAACTCGTCAGGATGAAGGAAGAGGGCAAGATGCTCTGA
- a CDS encoding DUF371 domain-containing protein, which produces MLREVIHCRGHENVKATHKSTLEFTKEDYLTPRGDCILCIKADKGINDLSGGFKAALRAGKRLLIRIRVGGIVDEVLAEGSPDLILDHEYSMVVRRSTYVDGRTLAVRANKAARDIDRRIVELLRHPEAKAEVELLILD; this is translated from the coding sequence ATGCTGAGGGAAGTCATTCACTGCAGGGGCCACGAGAACGTTAAAGCCACCCATAAATCGACGCTGGAGTTTACGAAGGAGGACTACCTTACCCCAAGGGGAGACTGCATACTCTGCATCAAAGCTGATAAGGGGATAAACGACCTAAGCGGGGGATTCAAAGCTGCTCTCAGAGCTGGGAAAAGGCTCCTCATTCGCATAAGAGTTGGGGGCATTGTGGACGAGGTCCTCGCTGAGGGAAGTCCAGACCTGATTTTAGACCACGAGTACTCAATGGTGGTTAGAAGGAGCACTTATGTTGACGGGAGAACGCTCGCGGTGAGGGCTAACAAGGCCGCAAGGGACATAGACAGGCGCATCGTTGAACTCCTGAGACATCCGGAAGCGAAGGCAGAGGTGGAACTCCTAATCCTCGACTGA
- a CDS encoding glycerate kinase, with protein sequence MLSQARTDAHSILDAALKAADPYLAVKRAMGVRGNALRVFGREFPVTGSIYLLAFGKAACAMGKAVVDLLGKRIKEGLIVTKYGYAWNCPRIQRIKVIEAGHPIPDENSLLGGKLGVELAKRIGEEDILLVLISGGGSTLFLLPEEGISLEDKIRTNELLLKSGAKISEINTVRKHLSTVKGGKLAKRVKGTVISLILSDVVGDPLETIASGPTVRDPTTFQDAYGILSLYGVWEKLPESVKKHIERGLNGKVEETLKENLPNVHNFIVGSGTRACEAARRKAEELGYNAGILTTALEGEAREVALAIGSIVQEVAKCNRPLPKPAVLIAGGEWTVTIGGEAGLGGPNQEFAMSIARKISGLNAVVLAVDTDGTDGPTGAAGGIVDGKTIERLEKAGINVEDVLRRHDAYRALKTVNALLKTGPTGTNVNSLVVAVVV encoded by the coding sequence ATGTTGTCCCAAGCCAGAACAGATGCCCACTCCATACTCGACGCCGCGCTGAAGGCGGCTGATCCATATCTTGCAGTGAAAAGGGCAATGGGAGTTAGGGGCAACGCCCTAAGGGTTTTTGGGAGGGAGTTTCCTGTAACCGGAAGCATCTACCTCCTCGCCTTTGGCAAGGCCGCCTGCGCGATGGGCAAGGCCGTCGTTGATCTTCTCGGAAAGCGCATTAAAGAGGGCCTCATCGTCACGAAGTATGGCTACGCTTGGAACTGCCCCAGAATCCAGAGAATCAAAGTTATCGAGGCCGGCCATCCCATTCCGGACGAGAACTCCCTCCTCGGAGGAAAGTTAGGCGTTGAACTTGCCAAGAGGATTGGAGAAGAGGATATCCTCCTCGTCCTCATCTCCGGTGGTGGTTCCACGCTCTTCCTCCTCCCGGAGGAGGGGATAAGCCTTGAGGACAAAATCCGGACGAATGAGCTTTTGCTTAAGAGCGGCGCAAAGATATCCGAGATAAACACCGTGAGGAAGCACCTCTCCACAGTGAAAGGTGGAAAGCTCGCGAAGCGCGTTAAGGGGACGGTGATAAGTTTGATCCTCTCCGACGTCGTCGGAGACCCGCTTGAGACCATAGCCTCCGGTCCCACCGTGAGGGACCCCACGACGTTCCAAGATGCCTATGGGATTCTGAGCCTCTACGGCGTCTGGGAGAAGCTGCCCGAGAGCGTTAAGAAGCACATTGAGCGTGGTTTGAACGGAAAAGTCGAGGAAACCCTCAAGGAAAATCTTCCAAACGTTCATAACTTCATTGTGGGGAGTGGGACGAGAGCCTGCGAGGCAGCCCGGAGGAAGGCAGAAGAGCTGGGCTACAACGCCGGAATCCTGACGACGGCCCTCGAAGGGGAGGCGAGGGAGGTAGCGCTCGCGATAGGCTCGATAGTCCAGGAAGTGGCCAAATGCAACCGTCCACTTCCAAAGCCGGCCGTTCTCATAGCGGGAGGTGAGTGGACTGTAACGATTGGTGGAGAAGCCGGCCTCGGCGGTCCGAACCAGGAGTTTGCCATGAGCATTGCCCGGAAGATATCGGGTCTCAACGCTGTTGTCCTGGCCGTTGATACGGACGGCACAGACGGGCCGACCGGTGCAGCTGGTGGAATAGTTGATGGGAAGACCATTGAAAGACTGGAAAAGGCCGGAATCAATGTCGAGGACGTCCTTAGGAGGCACGACGCCTACAGGGCACTCAAAACTGTAAATGCACTCCTTAAAACCGGACCGACTGGAACGAACGTGAACTCGCTGGTGGTGGCGGTGGTGGTATGA
- a CDS encoding M48 family metallopeptidase, translating into MKVEIKRRPVKYARLEVKPDGRVVITAPEGFEVKDFIERHRNWLEARLAEIDGLRETARSGFPINGEFYTVLHGGKTKVHERFKTVVLSGYRDEALSGLKAFLRPKLLALVDECSRKMEVSPGKVSIRHQRTRWGSCSPKGNLNFNVRLVSVPVELREYVVVHELAHLKYMNHSKAFWRLVGRFCLDYRGAREELKRWWNIIGLNPYWRWLGGKE; encoded by the coding sequence ATGAAGGTGGAGATCAAAAGGAGGCCAGTTAAATACGCCCGCCTCGAGGTTAAGCCCGATGGAAGGGTGGTCATCACGGCCCCGGAGGGCTTTGAAGTGAAGGACTTCATCGAGAGGCACAGAAACTGGCTCGAGGCCAGGCTGGCCGAGATAGACGGTCTGCGGGAGACAGCCCGGTCAGGCTTTCCGATAAATGGTGAATTCTACACTGTGCTACATGGGGGGAAAACGAAGGTCCATGAACGGTTTAAGACGGTGGTTCTCTCAGGATACCGTGATGAGGCCCTCTCCGGGCTGAAGGCCTTCCTCAGGCCTAAGCTTCTCGCCCTTGTTGATGAGTGCTCGCGTAAGATGGAGGTTTCTCCGGGAAAGGTCTCCATCCGGCACCAGAGGACTCGCTGGGGGAGTTGCTCTCCTAAGGGCAACCTGAACTTCAACGTCCGCCTCGTTTCTGTTCCGGTGGAGCTTAGAGAGTACGTCGTCGTCCACGAGCTAGCTCACCTGAAGTACATGAACCATTCAAAGGCGTTCTGGAGGCTCGTTGGGCGCTTCTGCCTGGACTACAGGGGCGCAAGGGAAGAACTTAAGAGATGGTGGAATATCATAGGACTCAACCCCTACTGGCGATGGCTTGGTGGGAAGGAATGA
- a CDS encoding NfeD family protein codes for MRSLLKFMALMADEVVVGLFLIWVLPSFGVELPLWVVAVVIAVLLAKDFRVVPFILRGGLSAKPQIGSESLIGRTAMVVEDLNPRGLVKVADELWSAKCVNGTARKGEVVVIVGVSGAKILVERRASPEPGQLPLDGSS; via the coding sequence ATGAGAAGCCTTCTCAAGTTCATGGCGCTGATGGCCGACGAGGTTGTAGTGGGTCTCTTCCTCATCTGGGTACTGCCGAGCTTTGGGGTTGAGCTTCCCCTCTGGGTGGTGGCGGTCGTCATAGCGGTTCTCCTGGCCAAGGATTTTCGTGTGGTGCCCTTCATCCTGCGCGGCGGCCTCAGCGCCAAGCCTCAGATCGGCTCTGAGAGCCTGATCGGGAGAACCGCGATGGTGGTTGAGGATTTAAACCCCAGAGGCCTTGTAAAAGTGGCTGATGAGCTCTGGAGTGCCAAGTGCGTAAACGGAACGGCCCGGAAGGGCGAGGTGGTTGTGATAGTCGGTGTGAGTGGCGCTAAGATCCTCGTGGAACGCCGAGCATCGCCAGAACCCGGGCAACTTCCTCTGGATGGTTCGTCGTGA
- a CDS encoding CoA-binding protein gives MVMKMPVDRLSDGEVRKILTKYRRIALVGASPKPERDANQVMRYLLEKGYEVYPVNPRYSEVLGKKCYPSVLDIPDNVEIVDLFVRPEFTMDYVEQAIKKGAKVVWFQFGTYDREAFRKAKEAGLMAVAHRCIKQEHERLME, from the coding sequence ATGGTAATGAAGATGCCCGTTGACAGGTTAAGTGATGGGGAAGTTAGGAAAATACTGACGAAGTACAGGAGGATAGCCCTCGTAGGGGCCTCACCAAAGCCGGAGCGCGACGCCAACCAGGTGATGCGCTACCTGCTTGAGAAGGGCTACGAGGTCTACCCCGTGAACCCACGTTATTCCGAAGTCCTCGGAAAGAAGTGCTATCCAAGTGTTCTCGACATTCCTGATAATGTGGAGATAGTCGACCTCTTCGTTCGGCCGGAGTTCACGATGGACTATGTGGAGCAGGCCATAAAGAAAGGAGCAAAGGTTGTCTGGTTCCAGTTCGGGACTTACGACAGGGAAGCCTTCAGGAAGGCCAAGGAGGCCGGTCTAATGGCGGTGGCCCACAGGTGCATAAAGCAGGAGCACGAGAGGCTTATGGAGTGA
- a CDS encoding PIN domain-containing protein: MPLRVSPDKDDADFVALALKVNAPLWSNNRRLKEIREI; this comes from the coding sequence CTGCCACTTAGGGTAAGCCCAGATAAAGACGACGCAGACTTTGTGGCCCTCGCCCTGAAGGTAAACGCTCCCCTGTGGAGCAACAATAGGAGGCTGAAAGAAATTCGAGAAATCTAG
- a CDS encoding TRM11 family methyltransferase yields MYAVLFGKNPALSEAEFYSFSRRFGLNVKPIRSSRYWLLFNSSRKVERYFHWLGGSLKLIKIVGEGEGAVKDLEYSRFFTLSLYGRNDWRLWRKLGSKIKRHFKEGGPTKFFKPAKVYAMPAELLLKGFPEVKDFVFLFREGESALVGETVKVTDPFELKKLDVGRPIQKPILSIPPRLARTMVNLTEVRKGSFLDPFCGIGTVVQEFVLQGLNAYGCDRDGGQINAAKKNLAWLREEFHLKNSAHLEVCDARKLKRCFRQRFDAIVTESYLGKPLKRNPSRDEAIKFANELDRFYYPVFESFANVLKRNGRVVFVFPAYKLSGGGVYRKERKWLGKLGFEVLGRYTDYEERHRLVRDIHVLKYRG; encoded by the coding sequence ATGTACGCGGTGCTATTTGGTAAAAATCCAGCCCTCAGTGAGGCGGAATTTTATTCCTTCAGTCGGAGATTCGGTCTTAACGTTAAGCCAATCAGGTCGAGTCGTTACTGGTTGTTATTCAATTCCTCACGTAAGGTTGAAAGATACTTCCACTGGCTCGGTGGCTCTTTGAAGCTGATAAAAATAGTAGGGGAGGGTGAGGGAGCCGTAAAGGATCTGGAGTACTCTCGGTTCTTCACTTTAAGCCTCTATGGAAGAAACGACTGGAGGCTCTGGAGGAAGCTCGGGAGCAAGATAAAGAGACACTTTAAGGAGGGGGGTCCTACAAAGTTCTTCAAGCCGGCTAAAGTCTACGCGATGCCGGCGGAGCTGCTCCTGAAGGGCTTTCCAGAGGTGAAAGACTTCGTTTTTCTTTTTAGAGAGGGTGAAAGCGCTCTCGTCGGCGAGACGGTTAAGGTCACCGACCCCTTCGAGCTGAAGAAGCTCGACGTCGGGAGGCCCATTCAGAAGCCCATCCTTTCAATTCCACCCAGGCTCGCGAGGACAATGGTTAACCTTACCGAAGTTAGGAAGGGGAGTTTTTTAGACCCATTCTGCGGCATTGGAACCGTCGTTCAGGAGTTCGTCCTTCAGGGTTTAAACGCATACGGGTGCGACAGGGATGGAGGGCAGATAAACGCGGCAAAGAAGAACCTCGCCTGGCTCAGGGAGGAGTTCCACCTCAAAAATTCTGCCCACCTGGAGGTCTGCGACGCGAGGAAGCTCAAGAGGTGCTTTAGACAGCGCTTCGACGCGATAGTAACCGAGTCATACCTTGGAAAGCCCCTCAAGAGGAACCCTAGCAGGGACGAAGCAATTAAATTCGCCAACGAGCTTGACCGCTTCTACTATCCTGTCTTCGAGAGCTTTGCCAACGTGCTGAAGAGGAACGGGAGGGTTGTTTTCGTCTTCCCAGCGTATAAGCTGAGTGGCGGTGGAGTTTACAGGAAAGAGCGAAAGTGGCTCGGGAAGCTCGGCTTTGAAGTTCTGGGGAGGTACACAGACTACGAGGAGAGGCACCGCCTGGTTAGGGATATCCATGTGCTGAAGTACAGGGGCTAA
- a CDS encoding prenyltransferase, translating into MLINEILSSVEVIPEPYVKSATYAKIGERLVSVHNEGFKTAFVKAMETVKDIDNPMTAFRALLSIGYSMGKAGLKSSKRIYHSVFEDSRVLPDAQRDIVLQTASTYLIALGDLGEAIRFAGDISNRELRNETLYSIIRAGSRAMGKSQLEIAYHIRKIKLALEYIDGEPYRSKSLLEVIKAYLAMGNYDGAVSMLREVEVREWAKRAFKEVVFFMKEKGVLGHYIDALEGTAKALIERFDGAFVEEMALALALSSHGSAALDLIRRIESDDLLAKIALELLERDAGALVSYIDALTDEEAVPVGKAVLNRILELRDLDLWDVVVAVGRSTANEEVWAKIARFYVLNNRLEDAMKIGMMMKDKRLRSIVLADVAHNFVKSGGVERAIDAALEVRDIKFASFLVSEILLAALDTELNGRVVPWNDSRC; encoded by the coding sequence ATGTTAATCAACGAAATCCTCTCATCTGTTGAGGTAATTCCAGAGCCCTATGTAAAATCTGCAACATATGCTAAAATAGGCGAGAGGCTCGTTTCGGTCCACAACGAAGGTTTTAAAACGGCCTTCGTGAAGGCAATGGAAACCGTTAAGGACATAGACAATCCTATGACAGCATTCCGCGCACTCCTTTCGATTGGATATTCAATGGGCAAGGCTGGTCTGAAATCTTCGAAGAGGATCTACCATAGTGTTTTTGAGGATTCCCGGGTTCTCCCGGATGCACAGAGGGATATAGTCCTCCAGACTGCTAGCACCTATCTTATCGCCCTTGGGGACCTTGGCGAGGCCATCCGCTTTGCCGGCGACATCTCCAACCGTGAACTGCGCAACGAGACCCTATACAGTATAATTCGCGCCGGAAGCAGGGCCATGGGGAAAAGTCAGCTGGAGATTGCTTACCACATCAGAAAGATAAAGCTCGCCCTTGAGTACATCGATGGAGAACCTTACCGCTCCAAGTCCCTCCTTGAGGTCATCAAGGCCTACCTTGCTATGGGAAACTACGATGGGGCGGTTTCAATGCTTCGCGAGGTAGAGGTCAGGGAGTGGGCGAAGCGCGCTTTCAAGGAGGTTGTTTTCTTCATGAAGGAGAAAGGCGTCCTCGGCCACTACATCGATGCACTTGAGGGAACCGCAAAGGCCCTGATAGAACGCTTTGATGGGGCCTTTGTAGAGGAAATGGCTCTTGCCCTTGCCCTTTCCAGCCACGGAAGTGCAGCTCTCGACCTCATCCGCCGCATTGAGAGCGATGACCTTCTGGCAAAGATCGCCCTCGAACTCCTCGAGAGGGACGCGGGTGCACTCGTCTCTTACATTGATGCCCTCACCGACGAGGAGGCGGTTCCCGTTGGGAAGGCCGTTCTGAACAGAATTCTGGAGCTTAGAGATCTTGACCTTTGGGATGTCGTCGTGGCGGTTGGAAGGAGCACCGCAAATGAGGAGGTCTGGGCGAAGATAGCGCGCTTCTACGTCCTCAACAACAGGCTGGAGGATGCGATGAAAATCGGAATGATGATGAAGGACAAGCGCCTGCGCTCCATAGTCTTGGCGGACGTGGCCCACAACTTCGTTAAGTCTGGAGGGGTCGAGAGGGCCATTGATGCTGCGCTTGAAGTCAGGGACATAAAGTTCGCTTCGTTCCTTGTGTCTGAGATACTCCTGGCCGCGCTGGACACTGAACTTAATGGGAGGGTTGTGCCGTGGAACGACTCAAGATGCTGA
- a CDS encoding secondary thiamine-phosphate synthase enzyme YjbQ, which translates to MLFELEVPTSEKFQIVDITDDVQRLVYRSKVKHGIVIVFTRHTTTGLFINEAENGLLEDIKAKMKELVPKGAGYSHDRIDGNAHSHIRASLFLNPEVVIPIDEAELQLGTWQRILFVELDGPRHRKVQVMVCPCPEFLEE; encoded by the coding sequence ATGCTCTTTGAGCTTGAGGTTCCAACTTCTGAAAAGTTTCAGATAGTTGATATAACTGATGACGTTCAGAGGCTTGTCTACCGCTCCAAGGTGAAGCACGGCATAGTCATCGTCTTCACCCGGCATACCACAACCGGCCTCTTTATAAACGAGGCTGAAAATGGACTCCTTGAAGACATAAAGGCCAAGATGAAGGAACTTGTGCCCAAAGGCGCCGGCTATTCTCACGACCGTATTGACGGCAACGCACATTCCCACATCAGGGCAAGCCTGTTTCTAAACCCTGAGGTGGTCATCCCCATCGACGAGGCTGAGCTTCAGCTCGGCACCTGGCAGAGGATTCTCTTCGTTGAACTCGACGGTCCGAGACACAGGAAGGTTCAGGTAATGGTTTGTCCCTGCCCAGAGTTCCTAGAGGAATAA
- a CDS encoding Era-like GTP-binding protein, translating into MIKVAIIGAENVGKSTLMNALIGGRVSEVENLPGTTKGVIRRRFGKLKIPKGMKNPLGGADEFVLIDTAGLFDPQGETRGKVLSEERFRGIIDEIVSANIIIHMVDATVGLHRGMERLHHVLKMRYEKPIIVVINKIDLVPRERVEELREIIKKRLEQETVPLSLVTYKGFNELLERIAHYAQYV; encoded by the coding sequence ATGATAAAGGTTGCGATTATTGGGGCGGAGAACGTAGGTAAATCAACACTCATGAACGCCCTCATAGGGGGGAGGGTGAGCGAGGTCGAGAACCTACCTGGGACGACCAAAGGGGTGATAAGGCGGCGCTTTGGCAAGCTCAAGATACCGAAGGGCATGAAGAATCCACTCGGGGGGGCCGATGAGTTCGTGCTCATCGACACGGCCGGCCTCTTTGACCCCCAGGGGGAAACAAGGGGAAAGGTGCTCAGCGAGGAGCGTTTTAGGGGGATAATTGACGAGATAGTCTCAGCGAACATTATCATTCACATGGTCGATGCAACGGTTGGCCTACACAGGGGGATGGAGAGGCTCCACCACGTCCTTAAGATGCGCTACGAGAAGCCGATAATAGTGGTAATCAACAAGATAGACCTCGTTCCGAGGGAGCGCGTTGAAGAACTTAGGGAAATCATAAAGAAGAGGCTTGAACAGGAGACCGTCCCCCTCTCGCTCGTTACCTACAAGGGCTTCAACGAACTCCTCGAGAGGATAGCGCATTACGCTCAGTACGTTTAG
- a CDS encoding GTP-binding protein, producing the protein MPRRVKFGHHYYYIVTVDDLHSGGFRGKNVVIEGTVEDKPLVEFLPMELPGYRTTFRVSGIRVEFSGSPCISLGDRVRVYGRFLGDCIISSAVETERALFTTEE; encoded by the coding sequence ATGCCCAGGCGGGTTAAATTCGGTCACCATTACTACTATATCGTCACAGTCGATGACCTTCATTCGGGCGGCTTCAGGGGAAAGAACGTTGTCATTGAAGGCACGGTAGAGGACAAACCCTTAGTCGAGTTCCTGCCTATGGAACTGCCCGGTTACAGGACTACCTTTCGAGTTTCTGGCATAAGGGTCGAATTCTCCGGAAGCCCGTGCATCAGCTTGGGGGATAGAGTCAGGGTCTACGGCCGCTTCCTTGGTGACTGCATAATCTCTAGTGCCGTTGAGACAGAGAGAGCGCTCTTCACAACGGAGGAGTGA
- a CDS encoding HD family hydrolase encodes MSLIELFLEAGNLKRLPRTGWLLRGIKNPESIADHSFRTALITLFLADELKSKGVEVNIEKAIKMTLLHDLAEARITDVPLTAQEYLNKATGEREALQEMLSPVGRRDLLDLFDEYENETTLEGKLVKFADRLEMLVQTLEYERTGFQNLDEFWGAVEKLRESELYDELGYLVEELLKLRKHESLR; translated from the coding sequence ATGTCCCTCATTGAGCTTTTTCTCGAGGCCGGCAACCTCAAGAGACTCCCGAGAACTGGCTGGCTTCTCCGTGGGATCAAGAACCCAGAGAGTATAGCGGATCACAGCTTCAGAACAGCCCTAATAACACTCTTCCTCGCGGATGAGCTGAAATCCAAAGGCGTTGAGGTCAATATTGAAAAGGCTATTAAGATGACCCTTCTACACGATTTGGCCGAGGCTAGAATAACCGACGTGCCGCTCACTGCCCAGGAATACCTCAACAAAGCGACCGGCGAGAGGGAAGCACTCCAAGAGATGCTCTCCCCGGTCGGTCGTCGGGACCTATTGGATCTCTTTGATGAGTACGAAAACGAGACCACCCTCGAGGGCAAGCTCGTAAAGTTCGCGGACAGGTTGGAGATGCTGGTTCAGACCCTTGAGTATGAGCGAACTGGATTCCAAAACCTCGACGAGTTCTGGGGGGCCGTTGAGAAGCTCAGGGAGAGCGAGCTTTACGACGAGCTAGGTTATTTGGTGGAGGAACTCCTCAAATTGAGAAAACACGAGAGTTTACGTTAA
- the wtpA gene encoding tungstate ABC transporter substrate-binding protein WtpA, with translation MRKLSVSLLLISVLLMSVAAAGCIGSSSSGVTKAAQSKTPKEETLIIFHAGSLSVPLQQLETEFAKYAEKNLGVKVTFQDEASGSVMAARKVTDLHKPADIVATADYTLIPQMLVPNYTDFYVLFATNQIVIAFTNKSRYANEINSTNWYEILAKPGVRFGFSNPNDDPCGYRSVMVMKLADLYYGKPIFETLVEKNTNIYANGTHVYAPKEIQLKTGKIVIRPKETDLVGLVESGAIDYFFIYKSVAEQHHLRYITLPAQIDLADFKLADHYSQVEITLGSTGKTIKAKPIVYGVTVLKNAPHRELALEFLKFWLGKEGQKVFDQNYQDFLNPPIAFGSVPQIIQNEVKVEK, from the coding sequence ATGAGAAAGCTAAGTGTAAGTTTACTCCTAATCTCGGTTCTTCTGATGTCTGTGGCAGCTGCTGGATGCATCGGTAGTTCTTCCAGCGGAGTCACAAAGGCGGCCCAGAGCAAAACCCCCAAGGAAGAGACCTTGATAATCTTCCATGCTGGTTCGCTGAGCGTCCCGCTCCAGCAACTTGAGACGGAATTCGCCAAATACGCCGAGAAGAATCTCGGAGTTAAGGTAACGTTTCAGGATGAGGCGAGTGGAAGCGTCATGGCAGCTAGGAAGGTTACAGATCTCCACAAACCGGCGGACATAGTGGCAACGGCCGATTACACCCTGATCCCGCAGATGTTGGTCCCCAATTACACCGACTTTTACGTCCTCTTTGCCACCAACCAGATCGTCATAGCCTTCACCAACAAGAGCAGGTACGCGAACGAGATTAACTCAACGAACTGGTATGAAATCCTCGCCAAGCCGGGCGTTCGCTTCGGGTTCAGCAACCCCAACGACGACCCCTGTGGCTATCGCTCGGTTATGGTCATGAAGCTGGCCGACCTTTATTACGGCAAACCGATATTCGAGACTCTCGTTGAGAAGAACACCAACATCTACGCCAACGGAACTCACGTCTATGCCCCCAAGGAGATCCAGCTCAAGACCGGTAAGATAGTCATAAGGCCGAAGGAGACCGACCTCGTTGGCCTCGTTGAGAGCGGTGCGATCGACTACTTCTTCATATACAAGAGCGTCGCCGAGCAGCACCACCTCCGTTACATAACGCTCCCTGCCCAGATTGACCTCGCCGACTTCAAGCTCGCTGACCACTACTCCCAGGTTGAGATCACCCTCGGCTCAACCGGGAAGACAATCAAGGCGAAGCCCATAGTCTACGGCGTAACGGTTCTCAAGAACGCCCCACACAGGGAGCTGGCCCTTGAGTTCCTGAAGTTCTGGCTCGGCAAGGAGGGACAGAAAGTTTTCGATCAAAACTACCAGGACTTCCTCAACCCACCGATAGCCTTCGGAAGCGTTCCACAGATAATCCAAAACGAGGTCAAGGTCGAGAAGTGA
- the wtpB gene encoding tungstate ABC transporter permease WtpB: protein MRRDYTLYFFAALGSFLIVYILLPLATIYARQAGDFDTFVKTLHDPIVISAVKRSLLTATATALIAITLGVPLGYILARKDFHGKSLVQAIIDVPIVIPHSVVGIMLLVTYSTYILDNYRGIIAAMLFVSASFTVNSARDGFLAVDEKLEAVARTLGASRLRAFFSISLPMAFPNIASGAIMTWARAISEVGSILIVAYYPMTAQVLILEYFNNYGLRASRPIAVLMVTISLGIFVVLRWLIGRSANAPR, encoded by the coding sequence ATGAGGCGCGACTACACCCTGTACTTCTTTGCCGCACTCGGTAGCTTCCTCATCGTCTACATACTCCTCCCCCTGGCTACGATATACGCGAGACAGGCCGGTGATTTTGACACCTTCGTTAAAACCCTCCACGACCCAATAGTGATTTCGGCGGTTAAACGCTCCCTTCTCACGGCAACGGCAACGGCTTTGATAGCGATCACCCTGGGGGTCCCCCTCGGCTATATCCTGGCCAGAAAAGACTTCCATGGAAAGAGCCTCGTCCAGGCCATCATAGACGTTCCCATAGTCATCCCCCACTCGGTCGTTGGAATAATGCTCCTCGTGACCTACTCCACCTACATCCTCGACAACTATCGGGGGATAATTGCGGCTATGCTATTTGTTTCTGCATCCTTCACCGTAAACTCCGCGAGGGACGGCTTTTTAGCTGTGGATGAGAAGCTTGAGGCCGTTGCGAGAACTCTCGGTGCCTCCCGCCTCAGGGCCTTTTTCTCGATATCCCTCCCAATGGCCTTTCCCAACATAGCTAGTGGGGCGATAATGACCTGGGCGAGGGCCATAAGCGAGGTCGGTTCAATCCTGATAGTTGCATATTACCCGATGACGGCACAGGTTCTGATCCTCGAGTACTTCAACAACTACGGCTTGAGAGCTTCAAGGCCGATAGCGGTTCTCATGGTCACGATAAGCCTTGGAATCTTTGTAGTTCTCAGATGGCTGATAGGGAGGAGTGCCAATGCTCCGCGCTGA